Below is a genomic region from Pontibacillus yanchengensis.
TACACTAAAGCCATAAATATCCGCATCAATGATGCCTACCTTCTTCCCTAAACGTGCTAAAGAGGTAGCAAGATTTACTGTAACGGTAGATTTACCAACCCCGCCTTTACCACTAGCAACACCGATAAATGTCGTGCCTGTATTACCTTCTAATAATGAACCACTTTCTTCGCCTGTTTGTTGCGCGAATTGTTCAATGACTTCATCTGGAAGTTGGTGAAAACGCAGCCCTACTGTTGCCGCTCCAGCACCTTTTAAAACGTTTACAATTTCTTGTTGCAATTGCATTTGTTCTGCTGTATTCGGCTGGGCGATATTGATTTTCACACTGACATGATTTTTTTCTTCTCTAATTGTAATTTCTTCAATTCCACCTGTATCTTTAAATGGTGTATGTAAATGTGGATCCTGGATAGGATTTAATAATTCCACAACTTGTTCTTGTGTTAGCAAGAGGGTCACCAACCTTTTTTTGAGATTCTATAGGCAAGTATAACATATCTCCCTCTTGCGTTTTGAATGAAGGGCTTGATTTATAGAAATTCTTAAACAAAAGCTCAGTTCCTTAATAAATTTTGAAACCTTCTACTCCCCCTCATCCTGATCACCCTTTTACACAGGAGATTTTCTCAAGACAGGAGGAATGAGGCGCTACTTAAATTTTATTTTCATAAAAATCATCATTCTTCGGAAACTTCTTTCTCTGTGACATATCGAAGCATCCCCTCATAAATAGAAGCAGCTACCTTCTTCTGATATGCTTCTGTTTTTAACAATTCACGCTCATGCTCATTTGAAAGAAATCCAATTTCAACTAGAGCACCAGGTATATCAGCCTGCTTCACTAAGTAGACATTGCTTATAGCTAACGCAGAACGTTTGGTATTTTCTAAATTTCTCATGATTTCAGTTTGGATAAATTTTGCAAGGTTTTCGCTCTCAGGCGAAGCTGCATTATAAAACGTTTGCGCGCCATGCCATTGTGTAGAAGGAATGGCATTAAGGTGTACACTTACAAAAAATTCGGCGTCTTTCCCATTAATGAATTCTAACCTTCTTCTGATATCCTGTGATTTTCGTTTTGAATACCCTTTTAAATCTTCATCCGCTAAGTCTTTATCTGTCTCACGGGTCATATAAACTAGGGCTCCCCCTTGTTGCAAGTAATCCCGTAATTGTTTGGATACACTTAACGCTATGTCTTTCTCAAGCGTTTCATCTTGACCAACCGCTCCCCCATCTACTCCGCCGTGACCTGGATCAATGACAATGACTTTTCCTGCTAGAGGAAGAGACCATGTTTTCCATGAATCAAACGTCTCTATGGGATAACGTATTAAAAATATAAGAACACATAAACCTACAAACCAGCAAGTAATGTTAAATACTTTCCTCATCCTTGTCCCCTCCTCACCGTAACTACTTTTCAATATATGGGACAAGAATGGGTTTTATGATAGATTAATCAAGCTTTAATCTCCTTCGGCGCTCACCTTTTTCTAATCCGATATTCCACCATCTTAGAAAAAAATCAGTACATACCTTCTCACCTCTGACCGTAAACCATCCATTATGAGAAGTTGCTTGCTGCCAATATTCAAGATAATCAAAAAAATCGAGACTAATCGTTTTCAATTCAACTTCATAGCGTTCCGAAATTTCCTCTTCACTTACACCACAAAGACGAAATTGACTTGCCTCTGCTCCTAATAAATAAGCTTCCATCGCTTGTTCAATCGCTTCCTCACGAATAGCTGAATCATACACATAATAAGAATGGAAAAAAGGTTGAAAACAGTCTCTTACATCCTTCTGTACTTCTTCGATAGTTAATTCACGTAATAAATTACGTTCAAATGTAATTTGCTTTTTTAATCGTAATTGTTCCATAGGTACAACAGACATACCGAATCACCTCCGATTGCTTCTTAGTTTATTCGGTATGAACAGGAACCATTCTTCACAGCAGCAGTTGCCCTTAATTGGAAGAACTGGTGAGAGAATATTGGTAACCATCATATAAAACGTAACACTGATTTTGAATCTAGTGATGTGGTCATGAAGTTATTCAATAAACGAGGCATAATATTAAAGGCTTGAAGTTGAGACGCTGGTGGGAGATTGCGAGCAACATTTAAAGTTTCGGAGCAGTTTTTCCGATTTCAGAGCAACATTTCGAATTTGCGATCAAATTTTGGATTTTGCGATCACCTTTTTACATTTCGGAGCAACCGGGGTATGCGGACAGAAATGCGGTGGGCACCAGCCTAGCTGGAGGCTGTTGCGAGCGAGTTTTCGGAAATTGAAGCGATTTCTGAATA
It encodes:
- the cwlD gene encoding N-acetylmuramoyl-L-alanine amidase CwlD; translation: MRKVFNITCWFVGLCVLIFLIRYPIETFDSWKTWSLPLAGKVIVIDPGHGGVDGGAVGQDETLEKDIALSVSKQLRDYLQQGGALVYMTRETDKDLADEDLKGYSKRKSQDIRRRLEFINGKDAEFFVSVHLNAIPSTQWHGAQTFYNAASPESENLAKFIQTEIMRNLENTKRSALAISNVYLVKQADIPGALVEIGFLSNEHERELLKTEAYQKKVAASIYEGMLRYVTEKEVSEE
- a CDS encoding DUF2521 family protein, which gives rise to MSVVPMEQLRLKKQITFERNLLRELTIEEVQKDVRDCFQPFFHSYYVYDSAIREEAIEQAMEAYLLGAEASQFRLCGVSEEEISERYEVELKTISLDFFDYLEYWQQATSHNGWFTVRGEKVCTDFFLRWWNIGLEKGERRRRLKLD